A segment of the Bacillus pseudomycoides genome:
ATCTGCTGAAACCTTATCAGAACCTTGTTTATTTAAACTTAACGCAAATTTCCCCGGACTTCCGATTGGAGCGTCAAATTTTCCTTTATTAGCCTGCGCTTCAGGAACCATTACTGATACCGTTGATAGCCCCAAAATTTTTGCTAAATCATCTTTACCGAATGGATAAGCAGCATAACCAGAAACGGTTTCCCCTGCTTTTACTAAATAATTATTCTTTGGAGACAATTTTTCAGATAATTGTTCTTCTTTTGGGATTAAATCTTTATAATTACTGTAATCCTTTTTAGCGCCTGTAAATGTTATGTTTAAAGTTGGCATATAATAAACATCTTTATTTGAACTATTCTTTACAGTATAGTGTGCAAGAATAACCCCGCCATTTGTCTGCCTGTTAAAAGGAATGTCAAAATCGGCATGAAAATCATTCAATTCAACTAATGTATAGTTATCAAGCGATACTGAAACATCTTGCAATTTATGTACTTGCGGTTCCTTGTTTTCATAAAGAACTTTTGTTTTACCTTGTGTTTCTTTCTCCATATATGAGATAAGCTTTGAATAATCGCTTGAGCTAGCTACCGTATTTTTAGTGTTTGTATCTTTAGATTCTTTTTCTTTTGGTGTATCCTTTTTTTCTTCTTTATTTTCTTTTTGAGTATCTTTTTTCTCTTCCGTATTTTCTTTTGTCACATTCTCTTTTTGATCATTATTTGCTTTATCACTTTGACCACAGCCAGTTATCATAAGGGCTGCAACCATCACGACAGAAAATAAAGACATTACTTTTTTTGACATTTCTCTTCCCCCTGTTTTTTCTCTATTAAACTTTTAATCTACACAACCAAATAATTAATTATATCCCCTCCCTATCGTCTCCACGTTTCATTATAGGAAAAATGTCTATCATTTACCAGCTTTTTCTAGTACCTTGCACCATCCATACACCACGGCAAATTTATGAGGCGAAAAACAAAAAATAATAAGTTTGTACTTTTCGGAAAATTCTAATTTAGATTATAATAAGATCATAAGTTATTTGTTATGCGATGAATCTTATCTTAAAATTGGTGGTGTAATATGTGAAGCATACAAATAAAGAACTAATAAGAATGAGACAAGAGATTATATATAGTGAGAGTGATTTATTAGGGCAAGTAAGAGAAGTTTTAGAAAAAAAGATGTTAAAACTGCGGAAATATATGATGCGAACAAAGAGGATCTGCATTATACAAGTGAAACATTGCGTGAAAAATTCAATTTGCCTTTTCCTCAAATTGTTGTAAATGCGGGGCTATACGATCTTAATAATCATTTGAAGTGCATCCCTAAAGAGATAATATATGAAGAACTTAATCGAGAATTTAAGCGTATAGGCTCGACAAGGAAGAATATTTATAACAGTAAAAGAAATAAGAGCCATTTTCCTTATAGTGATACTTTGAAAATAAGATTAAATCAAAGTTGGCCAGAAATTTTATTGTGCTGTAATCAATTAAGTGAAGTAAAAAAGTATGATGAAATTTCAAAAGAATTGCTTAAAGATGAATATAAAATGATTAGCAAAAAATTGGGTCGTGCTGCTACTATTCGAGAGTTAACAGATCGTACTATTTTTTCGCTTGATATATATCGCCAACATTTTTCTACAATAAAAGTATGAATAGTCATTATGGTCGAAAGGAATGAAATGGCAATGTTCGATAAAGGTAAGAATCAAACTAACGATATAATTTTTTCATATGATGTTAAGAAAGACGATTAATGGCGTTCAAATAGAAGTGATTAAAATAGGTGATGAAGTTGTATCTGGATATCCAACTAGTGAAGGTATTACACAGCTTTTAACAGGTTTAACTACACCTTAATATTATAGATAATTAAAGGAGATTTTTAAATGTATAAAGAATTTGAGGATTATCTTTTTGGATATTTTACAGTCGACTATTGGTATGATGAAGGATTTTTAATCGCACAAGAAATGTTACTGGAATTCTCTTCTCATGATTGGAAAGAATTACTTAATACGGCAGTAACCAAACCTTTAGAGTGGCAGCGAAAATTAGCCTACTGTTTGGATAATGAATGTAGTATGAATGAGTTGAAAGCGCTATTAATAATGTTGGATACAGACGATAAAGAACTATTCGAAATATGCGTAGATACGTTGAGAAGCTTTACAAGTTCAGAAAGTAAACAGCTTATATTGGAAAATCCATCAATTATACAGCGAGTAAATGATCTGATTCCACAAGCTGGTGTTGCAACTAGAAAAATATTAAAAGACTTTCTTAGTAATATTTATTCATAGTTAATTAAGCTTTATTTGATTAAATTAGGAAAACAAAGAAAGATTATCAATTAAAGAAAGGGAATGAGGCATATCATGAGAAAAATCAAGTGGTTATTTTCAGAAGAAATAGTAGATGAACAAATAATAAATAAAGTAGAAAAATCGTTTGGAGTAAACTTTCCATACGATTATAAAGAATGTGTTAAAAAATATAATGGCGGATATCCAGAGCCAAATACTTTTGAATTTGTAACTGGGGGAGAAGGTGTAATAAATGATTTATTAAGTTTTACAAGTGAAGAAATGAATATAGGGATGTTTTACGATCCAATACAGCCTGAGATAGAGGGGATTATTCCTTTTGCGAAGGATCCTTTCGGAAATCTAATATGTTTTGACTATCGTGCGGATAAACTATCACCAACAATTGTATTTTGGGATCATGAGGAACAAGGAGAAGCAGCTATAGAGATAATTTGTCATACATTTTCAGAGCTATTAGATGGATTGCATGATGATTAAAAATCTAATAAAGTAATTAGGAAAGTAAAGGGAATACATATGAATTTTGAATATACATGTATCCTCTAAAAAAGAACCTTCGTGGTAATATCGAAGGTTCTTTTTGCTAGAATATTTATGATTCTTTCGCAGTGAATATTTGTTTGAAACGGTGTAAATTTTCCTTTTCTTCTCGATTTTTACTTTTGATAAAACACTTAAGAGCAGTGAGTTTGCAGAATAATTTCTGTCTTTTTCTAATAGGTGTCTCATACCTGACACCATCATATACAGATCTAAAATAACAATGGTAAATAATAAAGAAGGACCAAAAACTATCCAAAAAGGTTAACTTAGATAGTCTTAAAGAATGCTAAGTGCATCAATATAACTAATACTTGTAATATTTGTTGATTTGGCCAAACATAAGATTTTGGAAGTAGATAGGGCCTTATGTGCAGCTTGCATATTAAAAAACCTCTTTTTCGACAAAAAAATAAATATCTTGCTTGACAGCCGTAAATATAACCGATATAATTCGTAGTAATTTCAAAAGAACTTATATTCAGAATATTAGATTGCGTTGAATAGGAGTAGTAAGGTCATGTGTTTGTACAGAGAGCTATGGGTTGGTGTGACATAGTCAAATAACATCCTGAACTCGCCTAGGAGCAGTAAGGTGGAACAGAAGTCTAATTCTTAGTAAATCTTAACGGTTAACCTTCGATAACAGGTTTGTAATCAAACGATTACTGCTAAGGTGGATTCATAATGGAATCAATAAGAGTGGTACCGCGTTAAGTAAATGGCTTAGCGTCTCTTTATATAAAGAGATGCTGGGCCATTTTTTATTATATATAGGAAGAAATGGAGGTTTTATTTGGATTGGTCAATTATATTTATTTATTAATATAAAGAGATTTAATTAGGAGGAAAATACGATGAAACAGACGGAGCAATGGACTTCGAAATTAGGTTTTATAATGGCCGCAGCAGGATCTGCAATTGGACTTGGTGCAATATGGAAGTTTCCCTATATTGCTGGGAAGAGCGGGGGAGGAGCATTCTTTTTAATCTTTATATTGTTTACGGTATTAATAGGTCTTCCGTTATTGATAGCTGAATTTATGATAGGGCGCAGTACACAAAAACAAGCAGTTGGAGCATTTAAAAGTATCGCACCAAATACAGGTTGGCATTGGATTGGACGCCTTGGCGTTGGAACTTGTTTTATTTTGTTATCGTTTTATAGTGTTGTTGGTGGCTGGGTATTAATCTATTTATTCAGAGGAATAACTGGACAATTGATTACACCACAGCAAAATTACAGTTCTTTATTTACAGAAACAATTGGAGATCCTGTTTGGGCAATTGCTGGACATTTTGCCTTTATGTTTATTACGATTTGGGTGGTATCAAAAGGGGTACAAAATGGAATTGAAAAAGCGAGTAAATATATGTTACCGGCATTGTTTGTTCTGTTTGTCGCTCTTATTGTTCGCTCTTTAACACTTGATGATGCGATGAAAGGGGTTAAATTCTTCTTGCAGCCTGATTTCTCAAAAATCACATCAGAAAGTATTTTGTTTGCAATGGGGCAATCATTCTTTGCGATTAGTATAGGGATTTCAATTATGGGCACGTATAGTTCTTATTTAAATAAAAAAGAAAGTTTACCACGTTCAGCGGTAACAATTGTTGGATTGAACCTATTTGTTTCTTTATTTGCAGGGCTTGCTATCTTTCCAGCAGTATTTTCACTAGGAATGGAGCCGACAGAAGGACCAGGTTTGTTATTTATCGTATTACCATCTGTATTTAGTCAAATTCCATTTGGGAATTTCTTCTTAACAGTATTTCTTGCGCTATTTACATTTGCAACGTTAACATCTGCGTTTTCCCTACTTGAAACGGTTGTTTCAGCACTAGCGAATGGGCAGCAAGAAAGAAGAAAGAGGTTGTCGTGGATAATTGGATTTTTAATTTTCTTAATAGGTATCCCATCTGCACTTTCATTTGGTGTATGGAGTGATATTACAATCTTCGGTAAAAACATTTTTGATGCGGTAGACTTTTTATCTAGTAATATTTTAATGCCATTTGGAGCTTTGTTTATTAGTATTTTCGTCTCATTTAAAATGGAGAAAAAGGTACTGAAAGCAGAATTTTTTGTTGGCGGGAATTACGGGAAATCAGTATTTAGTTGCTGGGTGTTTTTACTTCGATATGTTGCGCCGATTGCGATTGTCATTGTCTTTTTGAATGTGATTGGGATTATTTAAATGTAAATGATTGAATATTCAGAAATCATTTGAGGTGCTTAAGGGAAAAACCAACCGAATTATTAAAAAAATGCGGTTGGTTTTTAGCCTGAATAAGTAAATCAATTTTATTTATTAAAAGTTATTTTCCCTTTAACATTATTTACTTTTATTTTATCGCTTTTTGCACCTAAGATGGTAACGTGCTTTTCAATATTATTGATATCAGCTGAACCATCACCAACTTTGGCTCTTATAGATCCTTTTATATCCGTAATAACAACTTTGCCGTTATTATTATCAAGATTAATGTCAGAATTTGTATGTGCAATATCTACATTTCCATCTCTATTTGTTACACTTACAGTTCCATTAACGTTGGAAATGTTAATATTACCGTTGACATTAAGTATATTTATATCTGAATCGAGATTAGAGACTTTGATATTGCCGTCTCTATGATTTTCTTTAAATTCTACTTTTATGTTTTTAGGTAATGATAGTTTGACATCAACCCAAGTTTCACTATTGCTAAAAAATTGTCCATCAAAAGAAGTGTTTAAAGTTGCAATTCCATTTTTGGCTGAAAGATCTAGTTTTAATTTATCCATGCTAATACCTCTAGCTTTTGCAGTTATAGAAGCTTCTATTTTATCTGATTTCGGATTTGTTGAAATATCAATATTGCCGTTACGGTTATCTAATGTTAACGTTTTAACATCAGTAGCGGATAGCTCCAGTTGTTGTTCTTTTGTTTTACTTTCGGAATTTGAACAACTAGTAAGAATGAAAGTTATTAACATACAGAAATAAATCAATCCTTTTTTCAATGTATTTTCCTCCAGTCTTTAATAAAAAATTTAAGCGACATCTTTTTTTACGAATATGGGATATGCAATTCCATGCATGATGAATATATGAATTAAGATAAATAGTATAGAAACACTGAAAGTCATGCCTTCTACAGGGGGATTATCATATACGAAACTTGATAAATCCGTATGAGAGAAGATGAAATATTTTGTCCAACTGAAACCTTTTAATGAAATACTCATGACAAAACCCGCAATTGCTACTAAAAGAGAAAATACGATAGAGAATGTAGAACTTTTAAACGCCGCCGAAATCATAAATGCTAAAGTTGCAACAATAATTAAGTAAGGAGTCTTAAATAATAAGCTACCAATTAGTGCCTGAAGGACGCTTGTTTTTTGAACGGCATGATCTTTGACAAATAAGTAGTCACCATTTATTCCATCAAAGCCTAAAAGAATGCCACTAAATAGAATGGAAAGAAGAAACGTTATCACGATTAAGAAAAATCCAAATAATAAGGCGGAAATATATTTAGAAAAATATACTTGTGTGCGAGTAGCGGTTCGTGTTAATAAAAATTTAATTGTACCGGATTGAAATTCACTTGCAACAATTTCACCAGCTATTATGAGTGTAAGAATGGAGATAGCTATTAAAAAATTTGTACTTTGTCCAATCGTAAAGAACCATGCATTGTTTGTTGGTTTTATATTACTGTCAATGTAATAATTATTTAGTAAAAGTTTTTTTTCATTTTCTATTTTTTCAATAGGTAATTTTAGAGATTCTTTTTCAACTTGAAGTAATGCATTTTCTTCAATAAGAGATGTCTTCCAGTCATCCCCATAATTAACTTGGCTGGAAATCTTTACGTTTAGGAATTGAATGAAAATAAATACAACCATAACACCTACCATAATCCAAGTTCTTTTTCGTTTGAAAATTTTCATATTTTCATTTTTTATTAGATTAATCATTGTGCACTCCATCTCCAGTCATTTCAATAAATTTGTCTTCTAAAGTTGTTTTAATGGTTTGAACACCATAAACATTCACTCCATTTTTGGATAATGTATCGCAAATTTCAGGTATATGTTCTTTACTTATTTTGATCGTAATGACATTTTGATTTGTTATGATTTCTTCACCTATTACTAATTTTTGTAAGAGTGGGATTGCTAAGTCTGTCCGATCTACTTCAAATTGTACAGCTTGTATCTGTTCTTTTGTAATATCCTTTATATCATGTATACCAATTAGATTTCCTTTGTCTAAAATAGCGATGTGATCACACATCATTTCCATTTCGGCCATTAGATGGCTTGAAACAACGATTGCTACATTTTCGTCTGTAGCTAGTTGTTTTAAATGAAACCTTAAATCTCTAATTCCTTGAGGGTCCAATCCATTTGTAGGTTCATCCAAAATGAGAAGGGCAGGTTTGTGTACCAAAGCAATTGCAAGAGCAAGCCGCTGTCTCATTCCTAAAGAATAAGTGGAAACTTTATTATGAATACTTTTTTCTAACCCAACTAAAGAAATAACTACATCTAAACGTTCTTTAGGAACATTCGGTGTCATTCTAGAGAAATGAAGTAGGTTATCATAGCCAGATAAAAATTTGTATAAATCAGGATTCTCAACAATCACTCCAACATGTTTCATAGCTTCTTTAAAGTCTTTGCTTGTGTCTTTTTTGTTAATTGTGACTGTTCCACTGGTTTTAGAGATCAAGCCAACAATCATTTTAATTGTGGTTGTTTTTCCAGCGCCATTGGGGCCTAGAAGGCCAAGGATTTCTCCTTTTTGAGCATCAAATGATATTCGATTAACGAGTGTTCGCCTTCCAATTTTCTTAGTTAAGTTCTGTACTTTTAAAATACACATATTTTGTTCACTCCCTTAATATTAGTGATACGTTTCGGCTACTAACATAGCAAAAAGAATGTAATATAAGGCAGTGACAAAGTGTCATAACCTTGCTATGATAAAAATGAAAATATAGGAAAAACAGGGAATATATATAATGTTCGTTTTGATAGGGGGCATATGAAAGTTGAATGACATAAAAAATAAGTTACTTTGGCAGGAATGGGTAATAATACTCATTCGGATTACTTGGATTGTTGCAATTGTTACTTTGACATATCAAGATAATCCAAACTTTCCACTTGAGATTGTTTTTATAAGTACATTTTTGTCTTATGTCATACCTGTCATATTATATAAATTACAAAGTGAATTATATGTAGTAACAGAAATTATTTTAGTGGGGGGACTTTCACTTTATTTTGCTTATACGTATCATTTGGCTCAATTTTTATCTCCTGCAATTTTAACGCTTGCATTTTTTTGCCGTGGAAAACTAAATTTCTATACATTACCTGTAATGGTAATTATCTGTGTATTGGGAGTTTTCTTTAATTTTGGGTTTGATCGCAATAAGCTGCTTCTAAGTGTATTTGATGTGCTCTTTATATATGGTGTAGGGCATTTACTCCAAAGAGTTGTTTATTCTATGGATGCTATAAAGCAAAAATTAAATTTGATTAAGGATAAGAATGCAATTTTAGAACAATATTCTTCCCAGGTAGAAAGAATAACTTTGCTTGAGGAAAGAGATAGAATGGCAAGAGAATTACATGATACGATAGGCTATAAATTTACTTCGGTTATATTGAGTATGGAAACATTACGACCACATCTAGCAACCAAGGAGGGAGAGGGAAAATTACAAGAAATATTAGATATATCAAGATCTGCATTAGATAATATTCGAAGACAGGTTCACGAAATGGATCCACAAGAAGAATCAAATCTAGATGTGTCTTTATTGAACTTAATAGAAGAGTTTAAAAGTAATACAAATGTTCATGTTGTTTTCCGTACGGTTGGAGAATATTATCCAATGGCTAAAAAGTTGAAGAGGATTTTCTGTCGTTGTTTACAAGAGGCAATGACAAACGCAACAAGACATGGGGAAGCAGAAACGATACAAGTCCTTTTACAATATCATAAAAATCATGTGATGCTTCAAATACAAGATGATGGTATAGGAATGGAAGTCATACAGGAAGGGTTTGGTTTATCGGGCATGAGAGAACGACTCAGTGAATATCATGGGAATTTGAGCATTGATTCCACTAAGAATACAGGAACAATTGTGACTTGTTGGATTCCAACCTTACATAAAGAAGAATCATTTATTCAAGATAAGATTCACATATTAATAGTAGATGATCAGCCTATCATATCAGATAGCTTAGAACTTTTATTGGATAAATACGGTTTTCACGTAGCGGTTGCGAATAGTGGGGCACAAGCCTTAGAGCAGTGTGAAGAAGGGCAGCCCAATGTTGTTCTTATGGATATACAAATGCCTGAGATGAATGGGATTACAACAATGAAGAAAATCAAACATAGGTGGCCAGATACTAAAATAATTATGGTCACAACTTTTGAAGAAACTTCTAGTGTTTCTGAAGCGATTGAATCAGGAGCAGAGGGGTATGTACTTAAATCTGTTCAACCAGAAGAGCTAGTAGCGGCTATTCGATTAGTACATTCAGGTGGGACAATGCTATCACAAGATGTGGCGACTCGCTTTTTTAAAGAATATAGTCCAAGGCCGAAAAAGGCTCCTTATGAATTGACTCCTCGTGAAATGGACGTATTAGGATGTCTTAAAGAAGGACTTCGTTATAAAGAGATTGCAGCAAAGTTGTTTTTATCTGAAGGAACTGTAAGAAATTATGCTTCTTCTATTTATATGAAACTGCAAGTCCCAGGAAGAGGAGAGGCGGTAAAAAAAGCGGTGGATGAAGCTTTTTTATAAAAAATTAAAAATGGAGGATGAGAAAATGTACTATTATGTTACGGATATATAACATGTACGGATTCGTGGTCCTCCTATTTGTATATGGTGTCGAAATATAAAAAATAGGAGGAGAAAGAGATGAAACAAGAAAAAGAGGTGCTATTACAAGGTGAAATGGTGAAAGTACGCGGGAAAAAGCTGTATGTGGAGATGCATGGATCACTAGAGAAGCATCCTGTATTGTATCTTCATGGAGGTCCTGGAGAGATGTGTTTTGACTTTTTATACCATCAAGCACATAGATTACAAGATTCTTTTCGACTCATTGCCATTGATCAACGTGGGGTAGGACGTTCAGAGGAAATTGGACAGAAAGAGCCATTTGGATTGCAAGATCTTATCGAAGACTGCGAAGAGCTAAGGAAGATGTTACAAATTGAAAAATGGTCTGTTATTGGACATTCCTTTGGTGGGTTTCTAGCGTTGTTATATGCAGAAATGTACCCACAATCTATTCAAAAAATTATTTTTGAAGGGCCAACTTTTGATTTTGCATTAACTAGCAGAGTGTTATTAAAAAAGACAGGAACTTTGTTAATGGAGTATGGGAAAGAACAGCAGGGAAAAGAATGTATAGCTATCGCAGAGAGTAATGCTAGTTCAGAGGAATTGCTAGAAGCTTATTCGAAATTAAGTGATGAATTAGAAGAAAACAGAATGGAAATATATAATTACGTTGAGGATGGAACAGATTATAGTTTATATAGTGAGGAAGAATGGGGAAAGTTTTATGATTGTTCCGATATTCATTTTACAAGACTGAAAGAGGAAGGAAAAATTCATCAATCATTATTATCAAAATTAAAAGATGTGGAGAATCCGATGTTGCTCATCATGGGAAAACACGATGTGGTAACCTGTGAAAAACAAATCGAAACATTTAAAAGAGATACTCAAAATGGTAAAATCATAGTCTTTGAAGAATGTGGTCATACACCACATTATGAAGTAGCAGATCAATTTGCAGAAACTGTAATTAATTTTTTGAAGTAAATTAGGAAAAGGTGCTTCATAAAAATGAGAAGCACCTTTTTTCTTCATGTTAAATTTCAGGGTGGAAGATTGTAATGTTAGGCCATTTACTTTGCCAGTTCTTTTTTTGTAATCTTTTTTCATACATATTAGTGCGCTCTTTCGTTTCGAGGAAATGAGGTGTTGGCTGTACTTGTAACGTGAGAACATCTTCTATTCCGCAAGGGGCGGTTAATACAACATTATTTTGGTCATCTAACGTAATGCCAAGAGCAGTCGCTGTTTCTGGGAATTTAGAAATTGCATCGACTGAAGATGAATAAGGTGGCATGTTATTGACTACATGCATACGAGCTTGATTTTTCACTGACCATGGAATAGTAGAATCTATACTTTTAAGCTTATTTTCTAATTTTTCTTCGATGGATTCACTAATATGTAATGGGTCAAAATAGATAATATCTATGTCTGGTGTTGGTGTTCTTACTTCATATCCATGGAGAACATCCCAAATTTTAGAACGAACAAACCCAGCACAAATCCACCAATCAGGAAGTTGTAATGATTTTGCTGTCTGCAATATTTCCATCATCCAAGTATCGTTTTGTATGAGTTTAATAATATCTTGTTCTGTTTTCATATACATACATATCTCTCCTTATAAAATGTGCTCTTTTATTAAGGGGTGCTTCTACTAATTGAGATTCCATAATGGAATGCGTCATTCACTGCGTGAGTTTAATAATCCATAAAATCCAATATGCGCCAGGTACAAATATGAGCTGAGCTAATAATGTACC
Coding sequences within it:
- a CDS encoding DUF5068 domain-containing protein, producing the protein MSKKVMSLFSVVMVAALMITGCGQSDKANNDQKENVTKENTEEKKDTQKENKEEKKDTPKEKESKDTNTKNTVASSSDYSKLISYMEKETQGKTKVLYENKEPQVHKLQDVSVSLDNYTLVELNDFHADFDIPFNRQTNGGVILAHYTVKNSSNKDVYYMPTLNITFTGAKKDYSNYKDLIPKEEQLSEKLSPKNNYLVKAGETVSGYAAYPFGKDDLAKILGLSTVSVMVPEAQANKGKFDAPIGSPGKFALSLNKQGSDKVSADKTFYQDKATVENMGEKTMLSEKSNINKSEQLGAVNVTFDGYQFTKFTPNSVEAPRFENFKNGIVLLTVKFKLDNKETEDIALSSISSTLRVNDGSQYTLNEGMLLNYKYNDSIKVGTSGELLQVFTLDQEQYEKILKNKSFEIELGPMRNKDAKDISKGKKVKFTLPK
- a CDS encoding EndoU domain-containing protein; this encodes MMLRKTINGVQIEVIKIGDEVVSGYPTSEGITQLLTGLTTP
- a CDS encoding SMI1/KNR4 family protein, which codes for MRKIKWLFSEEIVDEQIINKVEKSFGVNFPYDYKECVKKYNGGYPEPNTFEFVTGGEGVINDLLSFTSEEMNIGMFYDPIQPEIEGIIPFAKDPFGNLICFDYRADKLSPTIVFWDHEEQGEAAIEIICHTFSELLDGLHDD
- a CDS encoding sodium-dependent transporter translates to MKQTEQWTSKLGFIMAAAGSAIGLGAIWKFPYIAGKSGGGAFFLIFILFTVLIGLPLLIAEFMIGRSTQKQAVGAFKSIAPNTGWHWIGRLGVGTCFILLSFYSVVGGWVLIYLFRGITGQLITPQQNYSSLFTETIGDPVWAIAGHFAFMFITIWVVSKGVQNGIEKASKYMLPALFVLFVALIVRSLTLDDAMKGVKFFLQPDFSKITSESILFAMGQSFFAISIGISIMGTYSSYLNKKESLPRSAVTIVGLNLFVSLFAGLAIFPAVFSLGMEPTEGPGLLFIVLPSVFSQIPFGNFFLTVFLALFTFATLTSAFSLLETVVSALANGQQERRKRLSWIIGFLIFLIGIPSALSFGVWSDITIFGKNIFDAVDFLSSNILMPFGALFISIFVSFKMEKKVLKAEFFVGGNYGKSVFSCWVFLLRYVAPIAIVIVFLNVIGII
- a CDS encoding ABC transporter permease → MINLIKNENMKIFKRKRTWIMVGVMVVFIFIQFLNVKISSQVNYGDDWKTSLIEENALLQVEKESLKLPIEKIENEKKLLLNNYYIDSNIKPTNNAWFFTIGQSTNFLIAISILTLIIAGEIVASEFQSGTIKFLLTRTATRTQVYFSKYISALLFGFFLIVITFLLSILFSGILLGFDGINGDYLFVKDHAVQKTSVLQALIGSLLFKTPYLIIVATLAFMISAAFKSSTFSIVFSLLVAIAGFVMSISLKGFSWTKYFIFSHTDLSSFVYDNPPVEGMTFSVSILFILIHIFIMHGIAYPIFVKKDVA
- a CDS encoding ABC transporter ATP-binding protein is translated as MCILKVQNLTKKIGRRTLVNRISFDAQKGEILGLLGPNGAGKTTTIKMIVGLISKTSGTVTINKKDTSKDFKEAMKHVGVIVENPDLYKFLSGYDNLLHFSRMTPNVPKERLDVVISLVGLEKSIHNKVSTYSLGMRQRLALAIALVHKPALLILDEPTNGLDPQGIRDLRFHLKQLATDENVAIVVSSHLMAEMEMMCDHIAILDKGNLIGIHDIKDITKEQIQAVQFEVDRTDLAIPLLQKLVIGEEIITNQNVITIKISKEHIPEICDTLSKNGVNVYGVQTIKTTLEDKFIEMTGDGVHND
- a CDS encoding hybrid sensor histidine kinase/response regulator transcription factor yields the protein MNDIKNKLLWQEWVIILIRITWIVAIVTLTYQDNPNFPLEIVFISTFLSYVIPVILYKLQSELYVVTEIILVGGLSLYFAYTYHLAQFLSPAILTLAFFCRGKLNFYTLPVMVIICVLGVFFNFGFDRNKLLLSVFDVLFIYGVGHLLQRVVYSMDAIKQKLNLIKDKNAILEQYSSQVERITLLEERDRMARELHDTIGYKFTSVILSMETLRPHLATKEGEGKLQEILDISRSALDNIRRQVHEMDPQEESNLDVSLLNLIEEFKSNTNVHVVFRTVGEYYPMAKKLKRIFCRCLQEAMTNATRHGEAETIQVLLQYHKNHVMLQIQDDGIGMEVIQEGFGLSGMRERLSEYHGNLSIDSTKNTGTIVTCWIPTLHKEESFIQDKIHILIVDDQPIISDSLELLLDKYGFHVAVANSGAQALEQCEEGQPNVVLMDIQMPEMNGITTMKKIKHRWPDTKIIMVTTFEETSSVSEAIESGAEGYVLKSVQPEELVAAIRLVHSGGTMLSQDVATRFFKEYSPRPKKAPYELTPREMDVLGCLKEGLRYKEIAAKLFLSEGTVRNYASSIYMKLQVPGRGEAVKKAVDEAFL
- a CDS encoding alpha/beta fold hydrolase, which codes for MKQEKEVLLQGEMVKVRGKKLYVEMHGSLEKHPVLYLHGGPGEMCFDFLYHQAHRLQDSFRLIAIDQRGVGRSEEIGQKEPFGLQDLIEDCEELRKMLQIEKWSVIGHSFGGFLALLYAEMYPQSIQKIIFEGPTFDFALTSRVLLKKTGTLLMEYGKEQQGKECIAIAESNASSEELLEAYSKLSDELEENRMEIYNYVEDGTDYSLYSEEEWGKFYDCSDIHFTRLKEEGKIHQSLLSKLKDVENPMLLIMGKHDVVTCEKQIETFKRDTQNGKIIVFEECGHTPHYEVADQFAETVINFLK
- a CDS encoding nucleotidyltransferase family protein, encoding MYMKTEQDIIKLIQNDTWMMEILQTAKSLQLPDWWICAGFVRSKIWDVLHGYEVRTPTPDIDIIYFDPLHISESIEEKLENKLKSIDSTIPWSVKNQARMHVVNNMPPYSSSVDAISKFPETATALGITLDDQNNVVLTAPCGIEDVLTLQVQPTPHFLETKERTNMYEKRLQKKNWQSKWPNITIFHPEI